In Micromonospora purpureochromogenes, a single window of DNA contains:
- a CDS encoding DUF5318 domain-containing protein: MRTQRQVVDYSLKKRAVLRELLAGRVGTYDVCDASPYLKNAARFHGEPTEERCPICRSENLTHVHYIYGDELKHSAGQARTLAELPVLAMTLREFQVFVVEVCLGCDWNHLVEQFLLGRDGLAEGGSEQGAVGGVTAPGVGPARERRREAQR, encoded by the coding sequence ATGCGTACGCAGCGCCAGGTGGTGGACTACTCGCTGAAGAAGCGGGCGGTGCTGCGTGAACTCCTCGCCGGGCGGGTCGGTACCTACGACGTCTGCGACGCCTCGCCGTACCTGAAGAACGCCGCCCGGTTCCACGGAGAACCGACCGAGGAGCGCTGCCCGATCTGTCGGAGCGAGAACCTCACCCACGTCCACTACATTTACGGGGACGAACTCAAGCACTCCGCCGGCCAGGCGCGCACGTTGGCCGAGTTGCCCGTGCTGGCGATGACGCTGCGTGAGTTCCAGGTCTTCGTGGTGGAGGTGTGCCTCGGCTGTGACTGGAACCATCTCGTCGAGCAGTTCCTGCTCGGCCGGGACGGGCTGGCCGAGGGCGGGTCGGAGCAGGGCGCGGTGGGCGGCGTGACCGCCCCCGGGGTCGGTCCGGCGCGAGAGCGAAGGCGAGAGGCGCAACGGTGA